One part of the Streptomyces lienomycini genome encodes these proteins:
- a CDS encoding VOC family protein: MNISLGAVIIDAAEPEPESAFWHRMLGGSVTRTETHHFLRADGFPVIVVQRAPEQLPPTWPAGGAQQMHVDLTTDDLAAADATALAAGARRLDPTEDVDPAVRKGGRVYASPAGHPFCLRSA, encoded by the coding sequence ATGAACATCAGCCTCGGCGCCGTGATCATCGACGCGGCCGAACCGGAACCCGAAAGTGCCTTCTGGCACCGGATGCTGGGCGGCTCGGTCACGAGGACCGAGACCCATCACTTCCTCCGGGCGGACGGCTTCCCGGTGATCGTCGTCCAGCGGGCGCCCGAGCAGCTGCCGCCGACATGGCCGGCGGGCGGCGCGCAGCAGATGCACGTCGATCTGACGACGGACGACCTCGCGGCGGCGGACGCGACGGCGCTCGCGGCCGGCGCACGCCGGCTCGATCCCACCGAGGACGTCGACCCCGCGGTACGGAAGGGCGGCAGGGTCTACGCCAGCCCCGCCGGCCACCCGTTCTGCCTGCGGTCGGCCTGA
- a CDS encoding catalase codes for MPENNQKPLTTVAGAPVPDNQNSLTSGPRGPMLLQDVWFLEKLAHFDREVIPERRMHAKGSGAFGTFTVTHDITRYTSAKIFSEIGKKTPLFTRFSTVAGERGAADAERDIRGFAVKFYTEEGNWDLVGNNTPVFFFRDPLKFPDLNHAVKRDPRTNMRSPENNWDFWTNLPEALHQVTIVMSERGIPASYRHMHGFGSHTYSLINAEGERFWVKFHHRTQQGIKNLTDAEAEALVGKDRESHQGDLFNAIEDGDFPKWKLFIQVMPEADAENYRFHPFDLTKVWSKKDYPLIEVGEWELNRNPDNYFADVEQAAFSPANVVPGISFSPDRMLQGRLFSYGDAQRYRLGVNHHQIPVNAPRNPVNSYHRDGGMRVDGNQGATPGIEPNSYGRWQEQPAYREPSQAVGAVADRFNYREDDDNYFEQPGNLFRQMSSEQQQVLFENTARAINGASEQTIERHIHNCTQADPAYGAGVRKAIEALAAGNL; via the coding sequence TTGCCTGAGAACAACCAGAAGCCGCTGACCACGGTTGCCGGTGCACCGGTTCCGGACAACCAGAACTCCCTGACGTCCGGCCCGCGCGGACCGATGCTGCTGCAGGACGTGTGGTTCCTGGAGAAGCTCGCCCACTTCGACCGCGAGGTCATCCCGGAGCGCCGGATGCACGCCAAGGGCTCCGGCGCGTTCGGCACCTTCACGGTCACTCACGACATCACGCGCTACACGAGCGCGAAGATCTTCTCCGAGATCGGCAAGAAGACTCCTCTGTTCACCCGGTTCTCCACGGTCGCGGGTGAGCGCGGCGCCGCCGACGCCGAACGCGACATCCGCGGTTTCGCCGTCAAGTTCTACACCGAGGAGGGCAACTGGGACCTCGTCGGCAACAACACCCCCGTGTTCTTCTTCCGCGACCCGCTGAAGTTCCCGGACCTCAACCACGCGGTGAAGCGCGACCCGCGCACCAACATGCGCAGCCCGGAGAACAACTGGGACTTCTGGACCAACCTCCCCGAGGCGCTGCACCAGGTCACGATCGTGATGTCGGAGCGCGGCATCCCGGCCTCGTACCGGCACATGCACGGCTTCGGCTCGCACACCTACAGCCTGATCAACGCCGAGGGCGAGCGGTTCTGGGTCAAGTTCCACCACCGCACCCAGCAGGGCATCAAGAACCTCACCGACGCCGAGGCCGAGGCCCTCGTCGGCAAGGACCGCGAGTCCCACCAGGGCGACCTCTTCAACGCGATCGAGGACGGCGACTTCCCGAAGTGGAAGCTGTTCATCCAGGTCATGCCGGAGGCCGACGCGGAGAACTACCGCTTCCACCCCTTCGACCTCACGAAGGTCTGGTCGAAGAAGGACTACCCGCTGATCGAGGTCGGCGAGTGGGAGCTCAACCGCAACCCCGACAACTACTTCGCGGACGTCGAGCAGGCCGCCTTCAGCCCGGCCAACGTGGTCCCGGGCATCAGCTTCTCCCCCGACAGGATGCTGCAGGGCCGGCTCTTCTCCTACGGTGACGCCCAGCGCTACCGCCTCGGCGTCAACCACCACCAGATCCCGGTCAACGCCCCGAGGAACCCGGTGAACTCCTACCACCGCGACGGCGGCATGCGCGTCGACGGCAACCAGGGAGCCACCCCGGGCATCGAGCCCAACTCCTACGGACGCTGGCAGGAGCAGCCCGCCTACCGCGAGCCGAGCCAGGCCGTGGGTGCCGTCGCCGACCGGTTCAACTACCGCGAGGACGACGACAACTACTTCGAGCAGCCCGGCAACCTGTTCCGGCAGATGAGCTCCGAGCAGCAGCAGGTTCTCTTCGAGAACACGGCGCGCGCGATCAACGGTGCCTCGGAGCAGACCATCGAGCGGCACATCCACAACTGCACCCAGGCCGACCCGGCCTACGGTGCGGGCGTCCGCAAGGCGATCGAGGCCCTGGCGGCCGGCAACCTCTGA
- a CDS encoding PucR family transcriptional regulator, whose translation MATQEPVRQDGGPSLEQILGLIAPGMLDVVVAPRGPGVPVADVVLHDPGEERDDGAWAASGLILLAVGVDVASPDALDVLRGADRAGAAAVVLRRGAHGPRTALLEAAASGRTALLTRRPGQGWTEVLGQLRTALAHSAPTGTTGVEGLRLGDLPGLANTVASLVGGAITIEDPRSRVLAYSRMDHEPDPMRRLTILGQEVPRWRVHELRESGFFQALWSTDGVVRLPADDRYAERLAVAVRHGSEILGSLWAAADGRPLAEDAAAALHTAARAAVPHLSHHQTWGRAAARAREGAVHALLDGSGQAARVAHDAGVAPDRPYTVMVAEAYDSRDLNVVPAPAAGGAAEQRVLDVLALQAAAYRPGCVTARSGRRLYVLLPAGDGEADPARALLATARSVPRGVVFAGVGPVTADLSGLPASREAAELVVRVLRERAARLPAAEVVSAVAAFGELVPEVSVLRVLDRVAPLWESLSGPVHAMLEHDRAHGSEYGASVAAHIDAFGDTGTAAQRLNVHPNTLRYRLRRARELFGVDVADPTLRLLADIGLRLARRTE comes from the coding sequence ATGGCAACACAGGAACCCGTCCGGCAGGACGGCGGGCCGTCGCTGGAGCAGATCCTCGGCCTGATCGCCCCCGGGATGCTCGATGTCGTCGTGGCGCCGCGCGGCCCCGGTGTGCCGGTGGCCGACGTGGTGCTGCACGACCCGGGGGAGGAGCGGGACGACGGCGCGTGGGCGGCGTCCGGACTCATCCTGCTCGCGGTCGGCGTGGACGTCGCCTCCCCGGACGCGCTCGACGTGCTGCGCGGTGCCGACCGGGCCGGAGCCGCCGCGGTGGTGCTGAGGCGGGGTGCGCACGGGCCGCGGACGGCGCTGCTGGAGGCGGCCGCTTCGGGGCGCACGGCGCTGCTCACCCGGCGGCCGGGGCAGGGGTGGACGGAGGTGCTCGGCCAGTTGCGCACCGCTCTGGCGCACAGCGCCCCGACCGGCACGACCGGGGTGGAGGGGCTGCGGCTGGGCGACCTGCCCGGGCTCGCCAACACGGTGGCGTCCCTGGTCGGCGGCGCGATCACGATCGAGGACCCGCGCTCGCGGGTGCTGGCCTACTCCCGGATGGACCATGAGCCCGACCCGATGCGCAGGCTGACGATCCTCGGGCAGGAGGTCCCGCGCTGGCGGGTGCACGAACTGCGGGAGAGCGGCTTCTTCCAGGCCCTGTGGAGCACCGACGGCGTGGTCCGGCTGCCCGCGGACGACCGGTACGCGGAACGGCTGGCCGTCGCGGTGCGCCACGGGTCGGAGATCCTCGGATCGCTCTGGGCCGCCGCCGACGGCCGGCCGCTGGCCGAGGACGCGGCGGCGGCGCTGCACACGGCGGCCCGTGCCGCCGTGCCGCATCTGTCCCACCACCAGACGTGGGGCAGGGCCGCGGCCAGGGCCCGGGAGGGCGCGGTGCACGCACTTCTCGACGGGAGCGGACAGGCGGCTCGCGTCGCGCATGACGCCGGGGTCGCGCCGGACCGCCCGTACACGGTGATGGTCGCGGAGGCGTACGACAGCCGGGACCTGAACGTGGTGCCCGCCCCGGCGGCGGGGGGCGCCGCCGAGCAGCGGGTGCTGGACGTACTCGCGCTGCAGGCGGCGGCGTACCGGCCGGGCTGTGTGACGGCGCGGTCGGGACGGCGGTTGTACGTGCTGCTCCCGGCGGGGGACGGTGAGGCGGACCCGGCGCGTGCCCTGCTGGCGACGGCCCGCTCGGTGCCGCGCGGCGTGGTGTTCGCGGGCGTCGGCCCGGTGACCGCGGACCTGTCGGGGCTGCCCGCCTCGCGCGAGGCCGCCGAGCTGGTGGTGCGGGTGCTGCGGGAGCGGGCCGCACGGCTGCCGGCCGCGGAGGTGGTCTCCGCGGTGGCGGCGTTCGGCGAACTGGTCCCCGAGGTGTCGGTGCTGCGGGTGCTCGACCGTGTCGCGCCGTTGTGGGAGAGCCTGTCGGGTCCGGTGCACGCGATGCTGGAGCACGACCGCGCGCACGGCTCCGAGTACGGCGCGTCGGTCGCCGCCCACATCGACGCGTTCGGTGACACGGGTACGGCCGCCCAGCGGCTGAACGTGCATCCGAACACCCTGCGCTACCGGCTGCGGCGGGCCCGTGAGCTGTTCGGCGTCGACGTGGCCGACCCCACGCTGCGGCTCCTGGCGGACATCGGACTGAGGCTCGCGCGACGCACGGAGTGA
- a CDS encoding type III PLP-dependent enzyme domain-containing protein, whose amino-acid sequence MTSGSPHQRGTAREAALARAVEDGLLGPQAPLVGLLDVDGVLAAVDALNEAFEGPAAVQHTFAAKACGLVPVLRLLAEAGMGCEVASPGELEQALAAGFTYDRLVFDSPAKTVEELEFALAHGIAINLDNFQEMARVDGLLAGREPAGPIGLRVNPQVGAGAIGAMSTATATSKFGVALRDEGAVDAVIEAFARRPWLNRLHAHVGSQGCPLPLIAQGVRAAYELAERINTELGRAQITGLDIGGGLPVNFDSEDDRPTYADYVAELRAAAPGLFDGRYALITEFGRSLLAKSGTIGSVVEYTKSAGGRRIAVTHAGAQVATRTVFMPDAWPLRVGVFDAEGRPKQGPTEIVDIAGPCCFAGDLTATGRELPAVEPGDVVALYDTGAYYFSSHFSYNSLPRPAVYGYRTDSGGQIALALVREAQSVRGVVEESGLSQANALVALCSGSTAAAPKEVTG is encoded by the coding sequence GTGACTTCCGGTTCCCCCCATCAGCGCGGCACGGCCCGTGAGGCCGCGCTCGCACGAGCCGTCGAGGACGGCCTGCTGGGCCCGCAGGCGCCCCTGGTGGGTCTCCTCGACGTCGACGGCGTGCTGGCCGCCGTCGACGCACTGAACGAGGCGTTCGAGGGACCGGCGGCGGTGCAGCACACGTTCGCGGCGAAGGCGTGCGGGCTGGTCCCGGTGCTGCGGCTGCTCGCCGAGGCGGGCATGGGCTGCGAGGTGGCCTCGCCCGGAGAACTGGAGCAGGCGCTGGCGGCCGGATTCACCTACGACCGACTGGTCTTCGACAGCCCCGCCAAGACGGTCGAGGAGCTGGAGTTCGCCCTGGCCCACGGCATCGCGATCAACCTGGACAACTTCCAGGAGATGGCCCGCGTCGACGGCCTGCTGGCCGGCCGGGAGCCCGCCGGTCCCATCGGGCTGCGAGTGAACCCCCAGGTGGGGGCGGGAGCCATCGGTGCGATGAGCACGGCGACCGCCACATCGAAGTTTGGCGTCGCACTGCGCGACGAGGGAGCCGTCGACGCGGTGATCGAGGCCTTCGCGCGCCGGCCGTGGCTCAACCGGCTGCACGCCCACGTCGGCTCCCAGGGCTGCCCGCTGCCCCTCATCGCCCAGGGGGTGCGGGCGGCGTACGAGCTGGCCGAGCGCATCAACACGGAACTGGGCCGCGCCCAGATCACCGGACTCGACATCGGCGGCGGCCTGCCCGTCAACTTCGACAGCGAGGACGACCGCCCGACGTACGCCGACTACGTCGCCGAGCTGCGCGCCGCCGCCCCCGGGCTCTTCGACGGCCGCTACGCCCTGATCACCGAGTTCGGCCGTTCCCTGCTCGCCAAGAGCGGCACCATCGGCTCGGTCGTCGAATACACCAAGTCGGCCGGCGGCCGGCGGATCGCGGTCACCCACGCCGGCGCCCAGGTAGCCACCCGTACCGTCTTCATGCCGGACGCCTGGCCGCTGCGCGTCGGAGTGTTCGACGCCGAGGGCCGGCCCAAGCAGGGCCCCACCGAGATCGTCGACATCGCGGGCCCGTGCTGCTTCGCCGGCGACCTGACCGCGACCGGGCGCGAACTGCCGGCCGTCGAACCGGGCGACGTGGTGGCGCTGTACGACACCGGGGCGTACTACTTCTCCTCGCACTTCTCCTACAACTCCCTGCCGCGACCCGCTGTGTACGGCTATCGGACGGACTCCGGCGGCCAGATCGCCCTCGCGCTCGTGCGGGAGGCCCAGAGCGTGCGCGGTGTGGTCGAGGAGAGCGGGCTCTCCCAGGCGAACGCCCTGGTGGCGCTGTGCTCAGGCAGCACCGCGGCAGCGCCGAAGGAGGTGACCGGATGA
- a CDS encoding Fur family transcriptional regulator: MSDLLGRLRERGWRLTAQRRVVAEVLDGDHVHLTADEVHARAAQRLPEISRATVYNTLRELVHRGEVLEVSTDGRAKRYDPNAHRPHHHLLCARCGSIRDVHPTGDPLSDLPPSQSFGFTVSEVEVTYRGICPDCAA; the protein is encoded by the coding sequence ATGAGTGATCTCCTGGGGCGGCTTCGCGAACGCGGCTGGCGCCTGACCGCGCAGCGGCGCGTGGTCGCCGAGGTCCTCGACGGGGACCACGTCCACCTGACCGCCGACGAGGTGCACGCCCGAGCGGCGCAGCGGCTGCCCGAGATCTCCCGGGCGACGGTGTACAACACGCTGCGTGAACTGGTGCACCGCGGCGAGGTCCTCGAGGTGTCGACCGACGGCCGCGCCAAGCGCTACGACCCGAACGCGCACCGCCCCCATCATCACCTGCTCTGCGCGCGCTGCGGCTCGATCCGCGACGTGCACCCGACGGGCGACCCGCTCTCGGACCTCCCGCCCTCCCAGTCATTCGGCTTCACGGTCTCCGAGGTCGAAGTGACGTACCGCGGCATCTGCCCGGACTGCGCCGCCTGA
- a CDS encoding oxidoreductase has translation MTVVEEGLNGLRVLVTGGSRGLGEATARRFAAAGATVLTASRSAPPQDLPATYIPADLATEQGVAELGRRVLDSVGGVDVLVDNAGAASAPAPTLRRSDESWRADLAMNLLSAVRLDRVLVPGMVERGSGVVVHVSSIASRLPQRTEASYAAAKAALNAYSRELATEVGEHGVRVVCVLPGFVATEGAVRHLQTMADQQGTGLEQVQQQIADHLNVPMGRPGDPEDVAEMIAFLASGRGKWLTGAEFRVDGGIIPVV, from the coding sequence ATGACAGTCGTGGAAGAAGGGCTCAACGGCCTGCGCGTGCTGGTCACCGGTGGCAGCCGCGGGCTCGGCGAGGCAACCGCCCGCCGGTTCGCCGCCGCGGGCGCGACGGTGCTGACGGCCTCGCGCAGCGCGCCCCCGCAGGACCTGCCGGCCACGTACATCCCCGCGGACCTCGCCACCGAGCAAGGCGTGGCGGAACTCGGCCGACGCGTCCTCGACAGCGTCGGCGGGGTGGACGTCCTGGTCGACAACGCGGGTGCCGCGAGCGCCCCGGCGCCGACCCTGCGGCGGTCGGACGAGTCGTGGCGCGCGGACCTGGCGATGAACCTGCTCAGTGCCGTCCGGTTGGACCGGGTCCTGGTGCCCGGGATGGTCGAGCGGGGTTCCGGGGTGGTCGTGCACGTCTCGTCGATCGCGAGCCGCCTGCCGCAGCGCACCGAGGCGTCCTACGCCGCGGCCAAGGCGGCGCTCAACGCCTACAGCCGCGAGCTGGCGACCGAGGTGGGCGAGCACGGAGTGCGCGTGGTGTGCGTCCTGCCGGGCTTCGTGGCCACCGAGGGTGCCGTCCGGCATCTTCAGACGATGGCCGACCAGCAGGGCACCGGGCTGGAGCAGGTCCAACAGCAGATCGCGGACCATCTGAACGTGCCGATGGGCCGGCCCGGCGATCCCGAGGACGTGGCGGAGATGATCGCGTTCCTCGCGTCCGGGCGCGGGAAGTGGCTGACGGGAGCCGAGTTCCGGGTCGACGGCGGCATCATCCCGGTCGTGTGA
- a CDS encoding ankyrin repeat domain-containing protein, with protein MDMHSSGGLTPEQTERVVAIAMDLAREGSTEQLAEFLAHGLPVDVRDPAGNTLLMLAAYHAHADTVRALLRHGADPDLRNDRDQSPIAGALFKGADDVVTVLRRAGADLDSGTPTARAAASMFGREHLLASAQ; from the coding sequence ATGGACATGCACAGCAGTGGTGGGCTGACTCCCGAGCAGACGGAGCGCGTCGTGGCCATCGCCATGGATCTGGCCCGGGAGGGCAGCACCGAACAGCTGGCGGAGTTCCTGGCGCACGGGCTGCCCGTGGACGTACGCGACCCGGCGGGCAACACCCTGCTCATGCTCGCCGCGTACCACGCTCACGCCGACACCGTGCGGGCCCTGCTCCGGCACGGCGCCGACCCGGACCTCCGCAACGACCGGGACCAGTCCCCCATCGCCGGCGCCCTGTTCAAGGGCGCGGACGACGTGGTGACCGTGCTGCGCCGGGCCGGCGCGGACCTGGACTCCGGTACGCCGACCGCGCGGGCAGCCGCTTCCATGTTCGGCCGGGAGCACCTGCTCGCGTCCGCGCAGTGA
- a CDS encoding DEAD/DEAH box helicase encodes MAAHKLRPHQREAVDAVLRALDLPPRSTVPERGLRTQAVMATGTGKTLVAVRAAEELRAGRVLVLVPSLDLLTQTAAGWRAGGRTGPVIGVSSLRGEDAAFPNTTDAGELVDWVRPFRRITVFATYASLGLGTLERAHRAGLPGWDLIVVDEAHRTSGRLGKPWAVVHDNTRIPSLRRLYMTATPRLWQLGEDAEGAPGGLVASMEDDPDGPFGARCHTLTLSEAIDRGICAPYRVVCVDITDAQLRARQLAGAEDRSDEVRGARLAALQTALVKASSQEGFRRTLVFHHVVKEAEAFAAGLPGVAARLHSVDPELYPRTVWADWLCGEHRPGHRRRVLDAFAAGIATDGTAMEKGFLGSVKVLGEGVDIRSCDSVYFADVRGSMPDLVQAVGRALRVRPGEGKVASLVVPVLLGPGETADNMLTSRAYGGLAKLLEALRAHDARVVEQLAEQQARSDVRGVQSRNGVDGEDGRGDGLSVPARELLKFSTPRDPRQLAAFISLRVLNPEHAHWRRGVEAAGLYSRLHGDLKVPFTYRVPAVGGGPAVETAEAGEADESAAWPASLAGFPLGQWIADARRFHARGGMDADRVERLEAFGMVWSHFDVAWEEGLAAARGWAEANGHLLAPLDATHQGHRVGVWLKNQRAAARRTPEAGQLRAEGLPVRSAAGGLSEERRERLADIDPAWCPAWPVEWQRAFHLVRGHLETGGALPVEPGAVVRQGEDLGRWVRSVQLGWDRLTTVQQWMCEQVLGIAPAAEDEKPAPRRTQADKWAMNYEAARQFFEREGHLRVPRKHVERIAVGEGPEERGVNLGAWIGNQRSRAAALSPERIERLSALGMRWT; translated from the coding sequence ATGGCAGCGCACAAGCTCCGCCCGCACCAGCGCGAAGCGGTGGACGCGGTGCTGCGAGCGCTCGATCTGCCTCCCCGGTCGACGGTCCCCGAGCGGGGTCTGCGGACACAGGCCGTCATGGCGACCGGAACCGGCAAGACCCTCGTCGCCGTGCGCGCCGCGGAGGAGCTGCGGGCCGGCCGGGTGCTGGTGCTCGTCCCCTCGCTCGACCTGCTCACCCAGACCGCGGCCGGGTGGCGTGCGGGCGGCCGCACCGGCCCCGTGATCGGAGTCTCGTCCCTGCGCGGCGAGGACGCGGCCTTCCCCAACACCACGGACGCGGGGGAACTGGTCGACTGGGTGCGGCCGTTCCGCAGGATCACCGTGTTCGCCACCTACGCCTCCCTCGGGCTGGGCACGCTGGAGCGCGCGCACCGGGCCGGCCTCCCTGGGTGGGACCTGATCGTGGTCGACGAGGCGCACCGGACGTCGGGACGGCTGGGCAAGCCCTGGGCGGTCGTCCACGACAACACCCGCATCCCGTCCCTGCGCCGCCTGTACATGACGGCCACCCCCCGCCTGTGGCAGCTGGGCGAGGACGCCGAGGGCGCACCGGGTGGGCTGGTCGCGTCCATGGAGGACGATCCGGACGGGCCGTTCGGCGCCCGCTGCCACACGCTGACGCTGTCGGAGGCGATCGACCGGGGGATCTGCGCGCCGTACCGGGTGGTGTGCGTGGACATCACCGACGCTCAGCTCCGGGCCAGGCAGCTCGCGGGTGCCGAGGACCGCTCGGACGAGGTGCGCGGGGCCCGGCTCGCCGCGCTGCAGACCGCCCTGGTGAAGGCGTCCTCGCAGGAGGGGTTCCGGCGCACGTTGGTCTTCCATCACGTCGTCAAGGAGGCCGAGGCGTTCGCGGCCGGTCTTCCCGGCGTCGCCGCGCGGCTGCACAGCGTTGATCCGGAGCTGTACCCGAGGACCGTCTGGGCCGACTGGCTGTGCGGCGAGCACCGGCCGGGCCACCGGCGGCGGGTTCTCGACGCGTTCGCGGCCGGGATCGCCACGGACGGCACCGCCATGGAGAAGGGCTTCCTGGGCTCGGTGAAGGTCCTGGGCGAGGGCGTCGACATCAGGAGCTGCGACTCCGTCTACTTCGCCGACGTACGCGGCTCCATGCCGGACCTCGTCCAGGCCGTCGGCCGGGCGCTGCGGGTGCGGCCCGGCGAGGGCAAAGTCGCCTCCCTGGTCGTGCCGGTTCTGCTCGGGCCCGGCGAGACGGCCGACAACATGCTCACCAGCCGCGCGTACGGCGGGTTGGCGAAGCTCCTGGAGGCGCTGCGGGCGCACGACGCCCGAGTCGTCGAGCAGCTCGCCGAACAGCAGGCGCGGAGCGACGTCCGGGGGGTGCAGAGCCGTAACGGGGTGGACGGTGAGGACGGCCGGGGCGACGGGCTGTCGGTGCCGGCACGGGAGTTGTTGAAGTTCTCCACTCCCCGTGATCCCAGGCAGCTGGCCGCGTTCATCAGCCTGCGCGTGCTGAACCCGGAGCACGCCCACTGGCGACGCGGCGTCGAGGCCGCCGGCCTCTACAGCCGGCTCCACGGTGACCTGAAGGTGCCGTTCACCTACCGCGTGCCCGCCGTCGGGGGCGGCCCGGCGGTCGAGACGGCGGAGGCCGGGGAGGCCGACGAGAGCGCTGCGTGGCCGGCCTCGCTCGCCGGCTTCCCGCTGGGGCAGTGGATCGCCGACGCCCGGCGTTTCCACGCCCGCGGCGGCATGGACGCGGACCGCGTCGAGCGGTTGGAGGCGTTCGGCATGGTCTGGTCCCACTTCGACGTCGCGTGGGAGGAGGGTCTCGCGGCGGCCCGTGGCTGGGCCGAGGCGAACGGGCACCTGCTCGCGCCACTGGACGCCACCCACCAGGGCCACCGGGTGGGTGTCTGGCTGAAGAACCAGCGGGCCGCCGCCCGCAGGACGCCGGAGGCCGGGCAGCTGCGGGCCGAGGGACTGCCGGTGCGGTCGGCGGCCGGGGGGCTGTCCGAGGAGCGGCGCGAGCGGCTGGCGGACATCGACCCCGCCTGGTGCCCGGCCTGGCCGGTGGAGTGGCAGCGCGCGTTCCACCTCGTCCGCGGGCACCTGGAGACCGGCGGGGCGCTGCCGGTGGAGCCGGGTGCGGTCGTGCGCCAGGGTGAGGATCTCGGCCGGTGGGTCCGGTCGGTCCAGCTCGGTTGGGACCGTCTCACCACCGTGCAGCAGTGGATGTGCGAACAGGTCCTCGGGATCGCGCCCGCCGCCGAGGACGAGAAGCCGGCCCCTCGTCGTACGCAGGCGGACAAGTGGGCGATGAACTACGAGGCCGCCCGGCAGTTCTTCGAGCGTGAGGGGCACCTTCGGGTGCCGAGGAAGCACGTGGAGCGGATCGCCGTCGGCGAGGGCCCGGAGGAGCGCGGGGTCAACCTGGGCGCGTGGATCGGCAACCAACGCTCGCGGGCCGCGGCGCTGTCCCCGGAGCGGATCGAGCGGCTCTCCGCCCTCGGCATGCGCTGGACGTAG
- a CDS encoding TetR/AcrR family transcriptional regulator: MPSSRPLRSDARGNREALLTAAREAFLTGDADAHVKEIARQAGVAVGTLYRHFDTREALVEAVYRQEVDELCAAPGELLDRHAPDEALRRFLLLLVEHAAVGKGMAVALESIMATDSPVFDDARTQMEKALDRLLDAGTAAGTLRHDVGGRTLLRALGGICAMRPTEGWRDEAAHITAILFDGLRFGGPVRPAAT, encoded by the coding sequence TTGCCGTCATCACGTCCGCTGCGCTCCGATGCGCGGGGCAACCGCGAGGCACTCCTCACCGCGGCGCGGGAGGCGTTCCTCACCGGGGACGCCGACGCCCACGTGAAGGAGATCGCCCGGCAGGCCGGGGTGGCGGTCGGAACGCTCTACCGCCACTTCGACACCCGTGAGGCCCTCGTGGAGGCCGTCTACCGCCAGGAGGTCGACGAACTGTGCGCCGCCCCGGGGGAACTGCTCGACCGGCACGCCCCGGACGAGGCGCTGCGTCGCTTCCTGCTGCTGCTCGTGGAGCACGCGGCCGTGGGCAAGGGGATGGCCGTGGCGCTGGAGAGCATCATGGCGACGGATTCACCGGTCTTCGACGACGCCCGCACGCAGATGGAGAAGGCACTCGACCGGCTCCTCGACGCGGGGACCGCGGCCGGCACCCTCCGTCACGACGTCGGCGGACGCACCCTGCTGCGCGCGCTGGGAGGCATCTGCGCGATGCGCCCCACCGAGGGGTGGCGCGACGAGGCCGCGCACATCACGGCGATCCTCTTCGACGGCCTGCGCTTCGGCGGGCCGGTCCGGCCGGCGGCCACGTGA